One Gemmatimonadota bacterium genomic region harbors:
- the gyrA gene encoding DNA gyrase subunit A, which translates to APNFDDRLTEPTVLPAKVPNLLINGSSGIAVGMATNIPPHNLREVVAACVRMIEQPDVDSEGLMEHVHGPDFPTAGFVLGRAGIRDAYTNGRGRIVMRARAEVQEEEGAKPRIIVTEIPFMVNKTRLIEQIASLVRDRRVEGVTDLRDESDRDGMRVVIEMRRDVVPQIVLNQLFKHTQMQATFGTIMLALVDGVPRVMNLRQLIRHFLDHRHEVVVRRTEHDLRKALEREHILEGLKIAVDNIDEVVAVIRGSRDAEQAGARLRERFGLSERQSKAILDMRLARLTGLEIEKLEEELTEVRATIEELRDILGSEERRYQLIRAELEEIAEKFGDDRRTEILGDFEELTTEDLIADEEMVITVSRTGYIKRLPVDTFRSQRRGGRGLQGMNTKEEDWVEHVFRARTHDVLMFFTRRGQCYWLKVWQIPQAGRNARGKPIVNLLALADSEQIAALLPVREFSDDRSLLFATRNGVIKKSPLSAYQHMRTVGLNAINIGEDDVLIDVQITDGDDEVILATHNGLAIRFHERDARSMGRATTGVRGINLSKGDRVVGMVIVRRQTADDATLLTVTERGRGKRSAVANYRLQRRGGKGVLNFRITDATGKIVAVKEVLPGGELMLISRNGVVNRQRADEIRVIGRATQGVRVMALDDGDELVDVARLAREDDEIEEESTDVAAAQEEVTGAEVGAAAEETE; encoded by the coding sequence GCGCCGAACTTCGACGACCGGCTGACCGAGCCCACCGTGCTGCCGGCGAAGGTGCCCAACCTGCTGATCAACGGCAGCAGCGGCATCGCGGTCGGCATGGCCACGAACATCCCCCCGCACAACCTGCGCGAGGTCGTCGCGGCGTGCGTGCGCATGATCGAGCAACCGGACGTGGACTCCGAGGGGCTCATGGAGCACGTGCACGGGCCCGACTTCCCGACAGCGGGGTTCGTGCTGGGGCGCGCGGGTATCCGGGACGCCTACACCAACGGCCGCGGCCGCATCGTCATGCGTGCTCGTGCCGAAGTACAGGAGGAGGAAGGCGCCAAGCCGCGCATCATCGTGACGGAGATCCCGTTCATGGTGAACAAGACGCGCCTCATCGAGCAGATCGCTTCGCTCGTCAGAGACCGCCGCGTGGAGGGCGTCACGGACCTGCGCGACGAGTCCGACCGCGACGGCATGCGCGTGGTGATCGAGATGCGACGCGACGTGGTGCCGCAGATCGTCCTGAATCAGCTCTTCAAGCACACGCAGATGCAGGCCACCTTCGGCACCATCATGCTGGCGCTGGTGGACGGCGTGCCGCGCGTGATGAACCTGCGCCAGCTGATCCGACACTTCCTGGACCACCGCCACGAGGTGGTCGTGCGCCGCACCGAGCACGACCTGAGGAAGGCGCTGGAGCGCGAGCACATCCTCGAGGGTCTCAAGATCGCCGTCGACAACATCGACGAAGTGGTGGCGGTCATCCGCGGCTCGCGCGACGCCGAACAGGCCGGCGCGCGGCTGCGGGAGCGCTTCGGGCTGAGCGAGCGCCAATCGAAGGCCATCCTGGACATGCGCCTGGCGCGCCTCACCGGCCTCGAGATCGAAAAGCTCGAGGAGGAGCTGACGGAGGTGCGCGCCACGATCGAGGAGCTGCGGGACATCCTGGGCAGCGAGGAGCGCCGCTACCAGTTGATCCGAGCCGAGCTCGAGGAGATCGCGGAGAAGTTCGGCGACGACCGGCGCACCGAGATCCTCGGCGACTTCGAGGAGCTCACGACGGAGGATCTGATCGCCGACGAGGAGATGGTCATCACCGTCTCCCGCACGGGCTACATCAAGCGCCTGCCCGTGGACACGTTTCGGAGCCAGCGCCGGGGCGGACGTGGCCTGCAGGGGATGAACACGAAGGAGGAGGATTGGGTCGAGCACGTTTTCCGCGCACGCACCCACGACGTCCTGATGTTCTTCACCCGACGTGGCCAGTGCTACTGGCTCAAGGTCTGGCAGATCCCGCAGGCGGGCCGCAACGCGCGCGGCAAACCCATCGTGAACCTGCTGGCGTTGGCCGACAGCGAGCAGATCGCGGCGCTGTTGCCCGTACGTGAGTTTTCCGATGACCGCTCGCTGCTCTTCGCCACCCGCAACGGCGTCATCAAGAAGTCGCCGCTGTCCGCATACCAGCACATGCGGACCGTGGGACTCAACGCCATCAACATCGGCGAGGACGATGTCCTCATCGACGTGCAGATCACCGACGGTGACGATGAGGTCATTCTGGCGACGCACAACGGCCTGGCCATCCGGTTCCACGAACGCGACGCGCGTTCGATGGGGCGTGCGACCACCGGGGTGCGCGGGATCAATCTGAGCAAGGGCGACCGCGTGGTGGGCATGGTGATCGTGCGCCGGCAGACAGCGGACGACGCCACGCTCCTCACCGTTACCGAGCGCGGGCGCGGCAAGCGCAGCGCGGTGGCGAACTACCGGCTCCAGCGGCGCGGAGGGAAGGGCGTTCTCAATTTCCGCATCACGGACGCTACCGGGAAGATCGTGGCGGTGAAGGAAGTGCTGCCGGGCGGCGAGCTCATGCTGATCAGCCGGAACGGCGTGGTGAACAG